One genomic segment of Streptomyces niveus includes these proteins:
- a CDS encoding sec-independent translocase — MFNDIGALELVTLVVLAVLVFGPDKLPKVIQDVSRFIRKVREFSDNAKEDIRSELGPEFKDFDFEDLNPKKFVRKQLSEHEDDLGLKEIRSSFNLKKEINDVADSVHGRDGDTGGSDTAGSDTAATAAAPPSLTKSPSGTSDLLKKQEKPQQADRPPFDADAT; from the coding sequence GTGTTCAATGACATAGGCGCGCTTGAGCTGGTGACGCTCGTTGTCCTCGCCGTGCTCGTCTTCGGCCCGGACAAGCTGCCCAAGGTCATTCAGGACGTGTCCCGTTTCATCCGTAAGGTGCGCGAGTTCTCCGACAACGCGAAGGAGGACATCCGTTCCGAACTGGGACCGGAGTTCAAGGACTTCGACTTCGAGGACCTCAACCCCAAGAAGTTCGTGCGCAAGCAGCTGTCGGAGCACGAGGACGACCTGGGGCTGAAGGAGATCCGCAGCAGCTTCAACCTCAAGAAGGAGATCAACGACGTCGCCGACTCGGTCCACGGCCGGGACGGCGACACCGGCGGGAGTGACACGGCCGGGAGTGACACCGCCGCGACCGCGGCCGCTCCGCCGAGCCTGACGAAGAGCCCGTCCGGCACCTCTGACCTGCTCAAGAAGCAGGAGAAGCCCCAGCAGGCCGATCGTCCGCCTTTCGACGCAGACGCCACCTGA
- a CDS encoding magnesium transporter MgtE N-terminal domain-containing protein yields MASGASRVFVSHLAGVPVFDPNGDQVGRVRDLVAMLRVGGRPPRVLGMVVEVLSRRRIFLPMTRITGVASGQVITTGVVNMRRFEQRPTERLVLGELLDRRVQLVESGEEVTVLDIAVQQLPARREWEIGKVFVRRGKGGALRRRGETLTVDWSAVTGFTLEEDSQGAESLVATFERLRPADLANVMHHLTPKRRAEVAAALDDDRLADVLEELPEDDQVEILGKLEDDRAADVLEAMDPDDAADLLSELPDEDKERLLALMRPGDAADVRRLLAYEERTAGGLMTTEPIVLRPDATVADALARVRRQDLSPALAAQVYVCRAPDETPTGKYLGTVHFQRLLREPPFTLVGSIVESDLPPLAPDTPLPQITGYLAAYNMVAAPVVDESGSLLGALTVDDVLDHLLPDDWRETGYGLAEAASGH; encoded by the coding sequence ATGGCGTCGGGCGCTTCCCGGGTGTTCGTCTCGCATCTCGCCGGTGTGCCGGTCTTCGACCCCAACGGTGACCAGGTCGGGCGGGTACGCGACCTCGTGGCGATGCTGCGCGTCGGCGGCCGGCCGCCCCGCGTGCTCGGGATGGTCGTCGAAGTGCTCAGCCGGCGGCGGATCTTCCTGCCCATGACGCGCATCACCGGTGTCGCCTCCGGCCAGGTGATCACGACGGGCGTGGTCAACATGCGGCGCTTCGAACAGCGTCCCACCGAACGCCTGGTCCTGGGCGAGCTGCTGGACCGCCGCGTACAGCTCGTGGAGAGCGGCGAGGAGGTCACCGTCCTCGACATCGCCGTCCAGCAGCTGCCCGCCCGCCGGGAGTGGGAGATCGGGAAGGTCTTCGTCCGGCGCGGCAAGGGCGGCGCGCTGCGGCGACGCGGCGAGACGCTGACCGTCGACTGGTCGGCCGTCACCGGCTTCACGCTGGAGGAGGACAGCCAGGGCGCGGAGAGTCTGGTCGCGACCTTCGAGCGGCTGCGCCCCGCCGACCTGGCCAATGTGATGCACCATCTGACGCCCAAGCGGCGCGCCGAGGTGGCCGCCGCGCTCGACGACGACCGGCTGGCCGACGTCCTGGAAGAGCTGCCCGAGGACGACCAGGTGGAGATCCTGGGCAAACTCGAGGACGACCGGGCGGCGGACGTCCTGGAGGCGATGGACCCGGACGACGCGGCCGACCTGCTCTCCGAACTGCCCGACGAGGACAAGGAGCGGCTGCTGGCGCTGATGCGGCCCGGCGACGCCGCCGACGTTCGGCGGCTGCTGGCGTACGAGGAGCGGACGGCGGGCGGTCTGATGACGACCGAGCCGATCGTGCTGCGGCCGGACGCGACCGTCGCCGACGCGCTGGCCCGGGTGCGCCGGCAGGATCTCTCGCCCGCGCTGGCCGCGCAGGTCTATGTGTGCCGGGCGCCGGACGAGACACCGACGGGCAAGTACCTGGGCACGGTGCACTTCCAACGGCTGTTGCGGGAACCGCCGTTCACCCTGGTCGGCTCGATCGTCGAGAGTGACCTGCCGCCCCTGGCGCCCGATACGCCGCTGCCCCAGATCACCGGCTATCTCGCCGCGTACAACATGGTGGCCGCGCCGGTCGTGGACGAGAGCGGGTCGCTGCTCGGCGCCCTGACCGTCGACGACGTCCTGGACCACCTGCTGCCCGACGACTGGCGGGAGACCGGCTACGGCCTGGCGGAGGCCGCGAGTGGCCACTGA
- a CDS encoding DUF1003 domain-containing protein: protein MATERPEKDAARERGLAATGASAVARGPRGRLDQPRTPRRRLLPDYDPEAFARLSERIARFLGTGRFIVLMTLVIILWVLWNIFAPPAVRFDEYPFIFLTLALSLQASYAAPLILLAQNRQDDRDRVTQEQERKQNERSIADTEYLTREIASLRMGLGEVATRDWIRSELQDLVRDLAEQHVLPPTETSRGRDESDRSEH, encoded by the coding sequence GTGGCCACTGAGCGGCCGGAGAAGGACGCGGCGAGGGAACGGGGCCTGGCGGCCACGGGGGCGAGCGCCGTGGCGCGTGGGCCGCGCGGACGGCTCGACCAGCCGCGCACGCCGAGGCGCAGACTGCTGCCGGACTACGACCCCGAGGCCTTCGCCCGGCTCTCGGAGCGCATCGCGCGGTTCCTCGGGACGGGGCGCTTCATCGTCCTGATGACGCTGGTCATCATCCTGTGGGTGCTGTGGAACATCTTCGCGCCGCCGGCAGTGCGTTTCGACGAGTACCCGTTCATCTTCCTGACGCTGGCGCTGTCCCTCCAGGCCTCGTACGCCGCCCCGTTGATCCTGCTGGCGCAGAACCGCCAGGACGACCGGGACCGGGTCACCCAGGAGCAGGAGCGCAAGCAGAACGAGCGCTCCATCGCCGACACCGAGTATCTGACCCGCGAGATCGCCTCGCTGCGGATGGGGCTCGGCGAGGTCGCCACCCGCGACTGGATCCGCTCGGAGCTCCAGGATCTGGTGCGGGACCTCGCCGAGCAGCATGTCCTGCCGCCGACGGAGACCTCGCGCGGACGTGACGAATCAGACCGTTCCGAGCACTGA
- a CDS encoding Mrp/NBP35 family ATP-binding protein, with product MATDTHGTVAPAEDAVRAALATVNDPEIHRPITDLGMVKSVDIGADGAVAVTVYLTVSGCPMRDTITTNVTEAVAAVEGVTRVDVTLDVMSDEQRKDLAASLRGGTAEREVPFAKPGSLTRVYAVASGKGGVGKSSVTVNLAAAMAADGLKVGVVDADIYGHSVPRMLGADGKPTQVENMIMPPSAHGVKVISIGMFTPGNSPVVWRGPMLHRALQQFLADVYWGDLDVLLLDLPPGTGDIAISVAQLVPNAEILVVTTPQQAAAEVAERAGSIAVQTHQKIVGVVENMSGLPCPHCDEMIDVFGTGGGQRVADGLTKTTGASVPVLGAIPIDVRLREGGDDGNPVVLSDPDSPAGAALRSIAGKLGGRQRGLAGMTLGLTPRNKF from the coding sequence ATGGCTACCGACACGCACGGAACCGTCGCCCCCGCGGAGGACGCGGTGCGCGCAGCACTGGCGACGGTGAACGACCCCGAGATCCACCGGCCGATCACCGATCTCGGGATGGTCAAATCGGTTGATATCGGGGCGGACGGCGCGGTGGCTGTCACGGTCTATCTCACGGTGTCCGGCTGTCCCATGCGCGACACGATCACCACGAACGTGACGGAGGCCGTCGCCGCGGTCGAGGGCGTCACCCGTGTCGACGTCACGCTCGACGTGATGAGCGACGAGCAGCGCAAGGACCTCGCGGCGTCGCTGCGCGGCGGTACGGCCGAGCGCGAGGTGCCCTTCGCCAAGCCCGGCTCGCTGACCCGCGTGTACGCGGTCGCCTCGGGCAAGGGCGGCGTCGGCAAGTCGTCGGTGACGGTCAACCTGGCGGCGGCGATGGCCGCCGACGGTCTGAAGGTCGGCGTCGTCGACGCGGACATCTACGGGCACAGCGTGCCGCGCATGCTGGGCGCGGACGGCAAGCCCACCCAGGTCGAGAACATGATCATGCCGCCGTCGGCGCACGGCGTGAAGGTCATCTCGATCGGCATGTTCACCCCCGGCAACTCGCCGGTGGTCTGGCGCGGACCGATGCTGCACCGCGCGCTCCAGCAGTTCCTCGCCGATGTCTACTGGGGCGATCTGGACGTGCTGCTGCTGGACCTGCCGCCGGGAACGGGCGACATCGCGATCTCCGTGGCACAGCTCGTGCCGAACGCGGAGATCCTGGTGGTCACCACACCGCAGCAGGCCGCCGCCGAGGTCGCGGAGCGGGCCGGCTCCATCGCCGTACAGACCCACCAGAAGATCGTCGGCGTGGTCGAGAACATGTCGGGCCTGCCCTGCCCGCACTGCGACGAGATGATCGACGTCTTCGGGACGGGCGGCGGCCAGCGGGTCGCCGACGGTCTGACGAAGACGACCGGCGCGTCGGTGCCGGTGCTCGGCGCGATCCCGATCGATGTACGGCTCCGGGAGGGCGGCGACGACGGCAACCCGGTCGTGCTCTCCGACCCCGACTCCCCGGCGGGCGCGGCCCTGCGGTCGATCGCCGGCAAGCTGGGCGGGCGACAGCGCGGTCTGGCGGGCATGACGCTGGGGCTGACGCCGCGCAACAAGTTCTGA